A genomic window from Cupriavidus metallidurans CH34 includes:
- a CDS encoding HupE/UreJ family protein: protein MHRMLRSRLTAGVAMSLASVSAFAHPGHDAATVGASLWAGLAHPFTGADHLLAMAAVGVWSALASSPRSAFGQTSKMDLMRLPLAFVAMMLVGAALGLAGVTLPAVEPMIAVSLLVIGLLVAARARLSAWAGMAIVGGFALFHGYAHGAELPATAAALPSVLAYVGGFAVATMTLHVLGIGAGAFLRRHAGWLARVAGAGVALYGVGLLVA from the coding sequence ATGCACCGCATGCTCCGTTCCCGCCTGACTGCAGGCGTAGCGATGTCGCTGGCCTCCGTCTCTGCCTTCGCGCATCCCGGCCACGACGCCGCCACCGTTGGTGCCAGCCTCTGGGCCGGCCTGGCCCACCCGTTCACGGGCGCCGACCACCTGCTGGCGATGGCCGCCGTGGGCGTGTGGAGCGCGCTGGCAAGTTCGCCGCGCAGCGCCTTCGGTCAGACATCGAAGATGGATCTGATGCGCTTGCCGCTCGCGTTCGTGGCAATGATGCTGGTGGGTGCCGCGCTCGGTCTGGCTGGCGTGACGCTGCCGGCCGTCGAGCCGATGATCGCCGTCTCGCTGCTCGTGATCGGACTGCTGGTAGCCGCACGCGCGCGTCTGTCGGCATGGGCAGGCATGGCGATTGTCGGCGGCTTCGCGCTGTTTCACGGCTATGCGCACGGTGCTGAGTTGCCGGCCACTGCTGCGGCACTGCCCTCGGTGCTGGCGTATGTGGGCGGTTTTGCCGTGGCCACGATGACACTGCACGTGCTCGGCATCGGCGCGGGGGCGTTCCTTCGTCGTCACGCCGGCTGGCTGGCGCGCGTGGCTGGCGCTGGGGTGGCGCTGTACGGCGTCGGCCTGCTGGTCGCCTGA
- the urtE gene encoding urea ABC transporter ATP-binding subunit UrtE — translation MLQVNAINQFYGGSHILRDVSFEVPHGKLTTLLGRNGVGKSTLLKCLMGVVPTRSGSISWDGKALEKKAPYERVSAGLAYVPQGREIFPRLTVEENLLIGAASRARPSGVPDRIYQLFPVLRTMRQRRGGDLSGGQQQQLAIGRALMSEPQLLILDEPTEGIQPSIIQDIGRALRLLVDEFGMTVLLVEQYYEFARHLADHYVVMSRGEVVAKGDGATMEQDGVRALIAV, via the coding sequence ATGCTGCAGGTCAACGCAATCAATCAGTTCTACGGCGGCAGCCATATCCTGCGCGACGTATCGTTCGAGGTGCCACATGGCAAGCTGACGACGCTGCTGGGCCGCAATGGGGTGGGCAAGAGCACGCTGCTCAAGTGCCTGATGGGCGTGGTGCCCACGCGCAGTGGCAGCATCAGCTGGGACGGCAAGGCGCTGGAAAAGAAGGCGCCTTACGAACGTGTCTCGGCGGGGCTGGCCTACGTGCCGCAGGGCCGCGAGATCTTTCCCCGGCTGACCGTCGAGGAGAACCTGCTGATTGGCGCCGCCAGCCGGGCGAGGCCATCGGGCGTGCCCGACCGCATCTATCAGCTGTTTCCTGTGCTGCGCACGATGCGCCAGCGCCGTGGCGGCGATCTGTCGGGTGGTCAGCAGCAGCAACTGGCCATCGGCCGGGCGCTGATGAGCGAGCCGCAGTTGCTGATTCTCGACGAGCCGACCGAGGGCATCCAGCCGTCGATCATCCAGGATATTGGCCGTGCCTTGCGGCTGCTGGTGGACGAGTTCGGCATGACCGTGCTGCTGGTGGAGCAGTACTACGAGTTCGCGCGGCACCTGGCCGACCACTACGTGGTGATGAGTCGTGGAGAGGTCGTGGCCAAGGGCGATGGGGCAACGATGGAGCAGGACGGCGTGCGCGCGCTGATCGCGGTTTGA
- a CDS encoding glutathione binding-like protein — MIDAYTWPTPNGHKVHIMLEECGLEYRVHPINIGAGDQFGEDFLKISPNNKIPAIVDTDGPDGQPISLFESGAILLYLAGKTGKFLPEDVRGKYEALQWLMFQMGGVGPMLGQAHHFRIYAPEKIEYAVNRYTNEAKRLYGVIDKQLSTHKYLAGDTYTVADIATFPWLRSWQNQGVELDDYPHLKRWFNDIAERPAVKRGVEVLASARKPLQGDKEREVLFGATQYQRR, encoded by the coding sequence ATGATCGACGCCTACACCTGGCCCACACCGAACGGCCATAAAGTCCACATCATGCTTGAGGAGTGCGGCCTCGAGTACAGGGTCCATCCGATCAACATCGGCGCCGGCGACCAGTTCGGCGAGGACTTTCTCAAGATCAGCCCGAACAACAAGATCCCGGCGATCGTCGACACCGACGGCCCGGACGGCCAGCCGATCTCGCTGTTCGAATCGGGTGCGATCCTGCTGTACCTGGCGGGCAAGACCGGCAAGTTCCTGCCCGAGGACGTGCGCGGCAAGTACGAGGCGCTGCAGTGGCTGATGTTCCAGATGGGCGGTGTCGGCCCGATGCTGGGTCAGGCGCACCACTTCCGCATCTACGCGCCGGAGAAGATCGAGTACGCCGTCAATCGCTATACCAACGAGGCCAAGCGCCTCTACGGCGTGATCGACAAGCAGTTGTCGACGCACAAGTATCTGGCAGGCGACACCTACACCGTGGCCGATATCGCAACGTTCCCGTGGCTGCGCAGCTGGCAGAACCAGGGCGTGGAATTGGACGACTATCCGCACCTGAAGCGCTGGTTCAACGACATCGCGGAACGTCCAGCGGTCAAGCGCGGCGTCGAGGTCCTGGCCAGCGCACGCAAGCCGCTGCAGGGCGACAAGGAGCGCGAGGTCCTGTTCGGCGCCACGCAATACCAGCGTCGCTAA
- a CDS encoding helix-turn-helix domain-containing protein: MHLMTGDPLKLFGRHLTWLRKQRGWSQEALSLESGLARSYLSGIERGTRNVALYNICTLADTLGVAPSVMLDFSSHCADAPVEPARAPFNPEISPAVQATLRYMTELSDTDRDVVAGVARALARKQLRKIA, from the coding sequence ATGCACCTTATGACCGGGGATCCACTCAAGCTGTTCGGGCGGCATCTGACCTGGTTGCGCAAGCAGCGCGGCTGGTCTCAGGAAGCGCTGTCGCTCGAAAGCGGACTCGCGCGATCGTACCTCAGCGGAATCGAACGCGGCACGCGCAATGTTGCGCTGTACAACATCTGCACGCTTGCCGACACGCTGGGTGTCGCGCCGAGTGTGATGCTGGATTTCTCCAGTCATTGCGCGGACGCGCCGGTCGAGCCGGCACGCGCGCCATTCAACCCGGAGATATCACCAGCGGTACAGGCCACGCTGCGCTATATGACGGAACTCAGCGACACTGACCGCGATGTGGTGGCCGGCGTGGCAAGAGCGCTCGCGCGAAAACAATTGCGCAAGATCGCCTAG
- a CDS encoding urease subunit gamma, with the protein MELTPREKDKLLIFTAALLAERRRARGLKLNYPEAVALITAAIMEGARDGRTVAELMHEGTTVLAREDVMDGVAEMIPEIQVEATFPDGTKLVTVHHPIV; encoded by the coding sequence ATGGAACTGACGCCGCGCGAGAAAGACAAGCTGCTGATCTTCACCGCCGCGCTACTGGCCGAACGCCGTCGCGCGCGCGGTCTCAAGTTGAACTACCCGGAAGCGGTGGCGCTGATCACCGCCGCCATCATGGAAGGCGCGCGCGATGGCCGCACCGTGGCGGAACTGATGCACGAAGGAACCACCGTGCTCGCACGCGAGGACGTGATGGATGGCGTGGCCGAAATGATCCCCGAGATTCAGGTGGAAGCCACGTTCCCGGACGGCACCAAACTGGTCACCGTGCACCACCCGATCGTCTGA
- the ureG gene encoding urease accessory protein UreG, producing the protein MTRTKKNPPLRVGVGGPVGSGKTTLLEMLCKAMRDRYDLVAITNDIYTKEDQRLLTISGALPAERIMGVETGGCPHTAIREDASINLEAVDRMLAKFPDADVVFIESGGDNLAATFSPELSDLTIYVIDVAGGEKIPRKGGPGITKSDLLVINKTDLAPYVGASLEIMESDARKMRGERPFVMGSVKSGQGLDQVIAFIERQGMLDV; encoded by the coding sequence ATGACTCGTACCAAGAAAAACCCTCCGTTGCGCGTTGGCGTGGGCGGCCCCGTCGGCTCCGGCAAGACCACGCTGCTCGAGATGCTGTGCAAGGCCATGCGCGACCGCTATGACCTGGTGGCGATCACCAACGATATCTATACGAAGGAAGACCAGCGCCTGCTGACGATCTCGGGCGCGCTGCCGGCCGAGCGGATCATGGGTGTGGAAACGGGCGGGTGTCCTCACACCGCGATCCGCGAGGACGCCTCGATCAACCTCGAGGCCGTCGATCGGATGCTGGCGAAGTTTCCCGATGCCGATGTGGTGTTCATCGAATCGGGTGGAGACAATCTGGCTGCGACGTTTAGCCCGGAGCTTTCCGACCTGACGATCTATGTGATCGACGTGGCGGGCGGCGAGAAAATCCCGCGCAAGGGCGGGCCGGGCATCACGAAGTCCGATCTGCTGGTTATCAACAAGACCGATCTTGCGCCCTATGTTGGTGCATCACTGGAGATCATGGAGAGCGACGCCCGCAAGATGCGCGGCGAGCGGCCCTTTGTGATGGGCAGTGTGAAGTCGGGGCAGGGACTTGACCAGGTGATTGCGTTCATCGAGCGGCAGGGCATGCTCGACGTGTAG
- a CDS encoding urease accessory protein UreD — protein sequence MRHPDFPSQLAMTSAWHASLRLRFAARAGRTAMVERRHEGPLRVQKPLYPEGEICHGVVLHPPAGVAGGDRLDIDIAVASGAHAVLATPGATKWYKSLGRDAAQHVRIEVAAGGKLDWLPQENIVFDDARARITTDVVVAPGGSAIGWDAVVLGRQASGERWASGALWLDTRVGDPDRALWIEQSHFDGASPLRGAVAGMDGLHILGTLWAIGPGATQELAEALAEHLPYRADLRAGVTCLAGYGTATAQSMLLLRVLGSDMEAVRHLMIDAWTVLRQPMHGVPARPLRLWST from the coding sequence ATGCGCCATCCGGATTTTCCATCGCAACTCGCCATGACATCAGCCTGGCATGCCAGCCTGCGCCTGCGCTTTGCCGCACGCGCCGGCCGGACCGCCATGGTCGAGCGGCGCCACGAGGGGCCGCTGCGGGTGCAGAAGCCGCTCTATCCCGAAGGGGAAATTTGCCACGGGGTGGTGCTGCATCCGCCCGCCGGCGTGGCGGGCGGCGATCGTCTCGACATCGACATTGCCGTGGCATCGGGCGCCCATGCCGTGCTGGCCACACCGGGTGCTACCAAATGGTACAAGTCGCTCGGCCGCGATGCAGCGCAGCATGTGCGGATCGAGGTGGCGGCCGGCGGGAAGCTCGACTGGCTGCCGCAGGAGAACATCGTGTTCGACGATGCCCGTGCCCGGATCACGACGGACGTGGTGGTGGCACCCGGAGGCAGCGCGATCGGCTGGGACGCCGTGGTGCTGGGCCGCCAGGCGTCGGGCGAGCGATGGGCCAGCGGCGCGTTATGGCTCGACACTCGCGTGGGTGACCCGGACCGCGCGCTGTGGATCGAACAATCGCATTTCGATGGCGCGTCACCGTTGCGTGGTGCCGTGGCCGGCATGGATGGACTGCATATCCTCGGCACACTCTGGGCGATCGGGCCGGGCGCCACGCAGGAGCTGGCAGAAGCGCTGGCCGAACATCTGCCATATCGTGCCGATCTACGCGCCGGCGTGACCTGCCTGGCCGGATATGGCACGGCCACGGCGCAGTCGATGCTGCTGCTGCGCGTGCTTGGCAGCGATATGGAAGCGGTGCGCCACCTGATGATCGATGCGTGGACCGTGCTGCGCCAGCCGATGCATGGCGTGCCGGCCAGGCCGCTGCGCCTGTGGTCGACCTGA
- a CDS encoding urease accessory protein UreF: MTALPQLISLLHLASPALPIGGFSYSQGLEAAIDCELVRDATTAERWIRDNLLHVQAQCEAPVWLLLHRAWQTQDHASVRQWNDWFHATRETSELRLETEQMGWSLAKLIAQMGWGDDASRDLLRDMRPVCLPTAFSSACVALGIAAREGLAAYLFNWAENQVAAAIKAVPLGQVAGQQMLLGLHQAVLGTVDEAVCRADAVPPLLSTFSPMLGVLSARHETQYSRLFRS; the protein is encoded by the coding sequence ATGACCGCGCTCCCCCAGCTCATCTCCCTGCTGCACCTTGCCTCGCCGGCGCTCCCCATCGGCGGCTTCAGCTATTCGCAGGGACTGGAGGCGGCCATCGATTGCGAGTTGGTGCGGGATGCGACGACTGCCGAACGCTGGATTCGCGACAACCTCCTGCATGTGCAGGCCCAATGCGAGGCGCCTGTCTGGCTACTGCTGCATCGCGCGTGGCAGACGCAGGACCACGCCTCCGTGCGGCAATGGAACGACTGGTTTCATGCCACCCGGGAAACATCCGAACTGCGGCTCGAGACCGAGCAGATGGGCTGGTCGCTGGCGAAACTGATCGCGCAGATGGGTTGGGGCGACGATGCGTCCCGCGACCTGCTGCGCGACATGCGACCGGTCTGCCTGCCCACGGCGTTTTCCTCGGCCTGCGTGGCGCTAGGTATCGCTGCGCGTGAAGGCTTGGCCGCGTATCTCTTCAACTGGGCCGAAAACCAGGTGGCAGCCGCCATCAAGGCGGTGCCGCTCGGCCAGGTGGCGGGCCAGCAGATGCTGCTTGGCTTGCATCAGGCGGTGCTCGGCACCGTCGATGAAGCAGTGTGCCGCGCCGATGCGGTGCCACCATTGCTTTCCACGTTCTCCCCGATGCTAGGCGTACTGTCGGCGCGTCACGAGACGCAGTACTCCCGGCTGTTCCGATCCTGA
- the ureC gene encoding urease subunit alpha, whose product MSVKISRQAYAEMFGPTTGDRLRLADTDLVIEVERDFTIYGEEVKFGGGKVIRDGMGQSQRMSKDCVDTVVTNALIIDHWGIVKADIGLKHGRIAAIGKAGNPDIQPGVTIIVGPGTEVIAGEGMIVTAGGIDTHIHFICPQQIEEALMSGVTTMIGGGTGPATGTYATTVTPGPWYMERMLQAADAYPMNIGFLGKGNASLAAPLTEQVEAGAIGLKLHEDWGTTPQAIDTCLSVADATDTQVAIHTDTLNEGGFVEATIAAFKGRTIHTYHTEGAGGGHAPDIIKVCGEANVLPSSTNPTRPYTVNTLDEHLDMLMVCHHLDPAIAEDIAFAESRIRRETIAAEDILHDLGAFSMISSDSQAMGRVGEVIIRTWQTAHKMAAQRGKLPGDPHDARGGHDNFRVKRYIAKYTINPALTHGIAHEVGSIEVGKWADLVFWKPAFFGVKPSLILKGGMIAAAAMGDPNASIPTPQPVHYRPMFASAGGALPRSSLTFVSQAALAANVGERYGLAKTLTAVRGTRTVSKRDMVHNDWQPHVTVDPETYQVVADGQLLTCEPATVLPMAQRYFLF is encoded by the coding sequence ATGAGCGTGAAGATCTCCAGGCAGGCCTATGCCGAGATGTTCGGCCCGACCACGGGCGACAGGTTGCGTCTTGCCGACACGGACCTTGTGATCGAAGTCGAGCGCGATTTCACGATCTACGGCGAGGAAGTGAAGTTCGGCGGCGGCAAGGTGATTCGCGATGGCATGGGCCAGAGCCAGCGCATGTCGAAGGACTGCGTCGACACGGTGGTCACCAACGCACTGATCATCGACCACTGGGGCATCGTGAAGGCCGATATCGGGCTGAAGCACGGGCGCATCGCGGCAATCGGCAAGGCGGGTAATCCGGATATCCAGCCGGGGGTGACGATCATCGTCGGGCCGGGTACCGAGGTCATCGCGGGCGAGGGGATGATTGTCACCGCTGGCGGCATCGACACGCACATCCACTTCATCTGCCCGCAGCAGATCGAAGAAGCGCTGATGAGCGGCGTGACGACGATGATCGGCGGCGGCACCGGGCCGGCGACGGGCACCTATGCGACGACCGTGACGCCGGGCCCGTGGTACATGGAGCGGATGCTGCAGGCGGCCGATGCGTATCCGATGAACATCGGCTTTCTCGGCAAGGGCAACGCCAGCCTGGCGGCGCCGCTGACCGAGCAGGTGGAGGCGGGCGCCATCGGCTTGAAGCTGCACGAGGACTGGGGCACCACGCCGCAGGCGATCGACACCTGCCTGTCCGTGGCCGATGCCACCGATACCCAAGTGGCGATCCACACCGATACGCTCAACGAAGGCGGTTTTGTCGAGGCGACGATTGCCGCGTTCAAGGGCCGCACGATCCATACGTATCACACCGAGGGCGCGGGTGGCGGCCACGCGCCGGACATCATCAAGGTTTGCGGCGAGGCTAATGTGCTGCCGTCGTCGACCAATCCGACGCGCCCGTACACCGTGAACACGCTGGACGAGCACCTGGACATGTTGATGGTCTGCCATCACCTGGATCCGGCCATTGCGGAGGACATTGCGTTCGCCGAGTCGCGCATCCGTCGCGAGACCATCGCGGCCGAGGACATCCTGCATGACCTGGGCGCGTTCTCGATGATCTCGAGCGATTCGCAGGCCATGGGCCGCGTGGGCGAGGTGATCATTCGCACGTGGCAGACCGCGCACAAGATGGCCGCGCAGCGCGGCAAGTTGCCCGGCGATCCACACGATGCGCGTGGCGGGCACGACAACTTCCGCGTCAAGCGCTATATCGCCAAGTACACGATCAATCCAGCGCTCACGCACGGTATCGCGCACGAGGTGGGGTCGATCGAAGTCGGCAAGTGGGCGGATCTGGTGTTCTGGAAGCCGGCCTTCTTCGGCGTGAAGCCGAGCCTGATTCTCAAGGGCGGCATGATCGCGGCGGCGGCGATGGGCGATCCGAATGCCTCGATCCCGACACCGCAGCCGGTGCACTATCGTCCGATGTTCGCTTCGGCCGGCGGGGCGCTGCCGAGATCGTCGCTCACCTTCGTCTCGCAGGCGGCGCTGGCGGCGAATGTCGGCGAGCGCTATGGCCTGGCCAAGACGCTCACCGCAGTGCGCGGCACGCGTACCGTCAGCAAACGCGACATGGTGCACAATGACTGGCAGCCGCACGTCACCGTGGATCCGGAGACTTACCAGGTGGTAGCCGATGGTCAGCTGCTGACGTGCGAACCTGCCACTGTGCTGCCGATGGCGCAGCGCTATTTCCTGTTCTGA
- a CDS encoding urease subunit beta, with translation MIPGELMPLDGEIELNAGRPTVTVTVANTGDRPVQVGSHFHFYETNAALSFDREAARGYRLDIAAGTAVRFEPGQSRTVQLVALDGDRIVYGFNGRIMGAL, from the coding sequence ATGATTCCCGGTGAACTGATGCCGCTCGACGGCGAGATCGAACTGAATGCGGGGCGTCCCACGGTCACCGTGACCGTGGCCAACACTGGCGACCGGCCGGTGCAGGTCGGCTCGCACTTCCATTTCTACGAAACCAACGCCGCGTTGTCGTTCGACCGCGAGGCCGCGCGCGGCTATCGCCTCGACATCGCCGCCGGCACGGCAGTGCGCTTCGAGCCGGGGCAGTCGCGCACGGTACAACTCGTGGCGCTGGACGGTGACCGCATCGTCTATGGTTTCAACGGCAGAATCATGGGAGCACTCTGA
- the ureE gene encoding urease accessory protein UreE: MIKIDKHLPAPHGIAPVLVRRAPKLVLPFGERSKSRLRAILDNGAEAALFLPRGTVLRGGDLLVAEDGTFVEVQAAAESVLQVTAPDPLALMRAAYHLGNRHTPVEVGRDYLRLEYDSVLADMLARLGVQAERADLPFEPEAGAYGGGHKHGHDATFAEDYAAAQAVFHEHHGHSHSHSHSHSHSHDHDHDHDHDHVHDEHCGHKH, from the coding sequence GTGATCAAGATCGACAAACACCTGCCCGCTCCGCACGGCATCGCGCCGGTACTCGTGCGCCGCGCGCCGAAGCTCGTCCTGCCGTTCGGCGAACGCAGCAAGAGCCGCCTGCGAGCCATCCTCGACAACGGCGCCGAGGCTGCGTTGTTCCTGCCGCGCGGCACCGTGCTGCGTGGCGGCGATCTTCTGGTGGCAGAGGATGGTACCTTCGTGGAAGTGCAGGCCGCGGCGGAGTCGGTGCTGCAGGTCACTGCGCCCGACCCGCTGGCGCTGATGCGCGCAGCCTATCACCTGGGCAATCGCCACACGCCGGTGGAGGTCGGGCGCGATTACCTGCGGCTGGAGTATGACTCTGTGCTGGCCGACATGCTTGCCCGACTGGGCGTGCAAGCCGAGCGCGCGGACCTGCCGTTCGAGCCCGAGGCTGGCGCCTATGGCGGCGGCCACAAGCACGGGCATGATGCGACGTTCGCGGAGGACTACGCGGCGGCGCAGGCAGTGTTCCACGAGCATCATGGGCACTCGCACTCGCACTCGCACTCGCACTCGCACTCACATGACCATGACCATGACCATGACCATGATCACGTGCATGACGAGCATTGCGGTCACAAACATTGA
- the urtC gene encoding urea ABC transporter permease subunit UrtC codes for MSSFSSKSGKSFTLSVPERQPLFSTRMWMAMAVLTVVVAIGVPVCALVVPEGHALHLSAYALTLIGKIMCFALAAIALDLVWGYCGILSLGHGLFFALGGYAMGMYLMRSIGRDGVYKSDLPDFMVFLDWKELPWFWHGTEHFPYALLLVVLVPGVLAWLFGFFAFRSRIKGVYLSIITQAMTYAAMLLFFRNETGFGGNNGFTDFKRIAGFAVAAPQTRAALFVLTFLALLAGFVACRYIVTSKLGRVVTAVRDAEMRVMFSGYNPLGYKLFVWTFSAVLCGIAGALYVPQVGIINPSEMSPANSIEMAVWVAVGGRGTLIGPVVGAFLVNGAKTMFTAYFAEYWLFLLGAMFVLVTLYLPDGVVGLWRRLRDRRTSKVETGAADEAEAVVASQQGSKA; via the coding sequence ATGAGCAGCTTTTCCTCGAAATCCGGCAAGTCATTCACGCTATCCGTGCCGGAACGCCAGCCGCTGTTCTCCACGCGCATGTGGATGGCGATGGCGGTACTGACCGTGGTCGTGGCGATCGGCGTGCCAGTCTGCGCGCTGGTCGTGCCGGAAGGCCACGCGCTGCATCTGTCGGCCTATGCCTTGACGTTGATCGGCAAGATCATGTGCTTCGCGCTGGCGGCCATTGCGCTCGATCTGGTGTGGGGCTATTGCGGCATCCTGAGCCTCGGCCATGGTCTGTTCTTCGCGCTGGGCGGGTATGCGATGGGCATGTACCTGATGCGGTCGATCGGTCGCGATGGTGTCTACAAGAGCGATCTGCCCGACTTCATGGTGTTCCTGGACTGGAAGGAGCTGCCGTGGTTCTGGCATGGCACCGAGCACTTTCCCTACGCATTGCTGCTGGTGGTACTGGTGCCGGGCGTGCTGGCGTGGCTGTTTGGCTTCTTCGCGTTCCGGTCCCGCATCAAGGGTGTGTACCTGTCGATCATCACGCAGGCTATGACGTACGCCGCGATGCTGCTGTTCTTCCGCAATGAAACGGGCTTCGGCGGCAATAACGGCTTTACCGACTTCAAGCGCATCGCCGGTTTTGCCGTGGCTGCGCCGCAGACGCGTGCCGCGCTGTTCGTGCTGACGTTCCTTGCACTGCTGGCCGGATTCGTGGCCTGCCGCTACATCGTCACGTCCAAGCTCGGCCGGGTGGTGACCGCCGTGCGCGACGCGGAGATGCGCGTGATGTTTTCGGGCTACAACCCGCTCGGGTACAAGCTGTTCGTGTGGACGTTCTCGGCTGTGCTTTGCGGCATTGCCGGAGCGCTGTACGTGCCGCAGGTCGGCATCATCAACCCGAGCGAGATGTCGCCCGCGAACTCGATCGAAATGGCGGTGTGGGTCGCCGTCGGCGGGCGCGGCACGCTGATCGGGCCGGTAGTGGGGGCATTCCTGGTCAACGGCGCGAAGACGATGTTCACGGCCTACTTCGCGGAGTACTGGCTATTCCTGCTCGGCGCGATGTTCGTGCTGGTGACGCTGTACCTGCCAGATGGCGTGGTGGGCCTCTGGCGACGCCTGCGTGATCGGCGCACTTCGAAGGTAGAAACCGGAGCCGCCGATGAAGCGGAAGCCGTGGTGGCGTCGCAGCAAGGGAGCAAGGCATGA
- the urtD gene encoding urea ABC transporter ATP-binding protein UrtD: MNSVLGEGKAESGDATGLGRIVEPGVIDTTHGPILYIEDLTVQFDGFRALNKLSLSIDHGELRCVIGPNGAGKTTMMDVITGKTGPRNANVTGRVFLGQTIDLMRLTEPRIAQTGIGRKFQKPTVFEQHAVWENLELAMKADKRWWASLRARLTLEGHRRIEETLALTGLEDEAYRPAGLLSHGQKQRLEIGMLLTQQPQLLLLDEPVAGMTDEETMQLAALLNSLRGSCSMMVVEHDMEFVAALAGDAGTVTVLAEGSLLAEGTLDAVKRDERVIESYLGR; the protein is encoded by the coding sequence ATGAATTCGGTACTGGGTGAAGGCAAGGCGGAAAGCGGGGATGCCACCGGGCTGGGCCGGATCGTCGAACCCGGCGTCATCGACACCACGCACGGTCCGATCCTCTACATCGAGGACCTGACCGTTCAGTTCGACGGCTTTCGCGCGCTGAACAAGCTGTCGTTGTCGATCGATCACGGTGAACTGCGCTGCGTGATCGGCCCGAATGGCGCCGGCAAGACCACGATGATGGATGTCATCACCGGCAAGACCGGGCCGCGCAACGCCAACGTGACCGGGCGTGTGTTTCTGGGGCAGACCATCGACCTGATGCGGCTGACCGAACCGCGCATCGCGCAGACCGGCATTGGCCGCAAATTCCAGAAGCCGACCGTGTTCGAGCAGCACGCGGTCTGGGAGAACCTGGAACTGGCGATGAAGGCCGACAAGCGCTGGTGGGCGTCGCTGCGTGCCCGGCTGACGCTGGAGGGGCATCGTCGCATCGAGGAAACGCTGGCGCTGACCGGGCTCGAGGACGAAGCCTATCGCCCTGCGGGCTTGCTGTCACATGGCCAGAAGCAGCGGCTCGAGATCGGCATGTTGCTGACGCAGCAGCCTCAGCTCCTGCTGCTCGACGAACCGGTGGCCGGCATGACCGACGAGGAAACCATGCAACTGGCCGCGCTGCTCAACAGTCTGCGCGGTAGCTGCTCGATGATGGTGGTCGAGCACGACATGGAATTCGTCGCCGCGCTGGCCGGTGACGCTGGCACGGTGACCGTGCTGGCGGAAGGCAGCCTGCTGGCCGAAGGCACGCTCGACGCCGTGAAGCGCGACGAACGCGTGATCGAATCCTACCTGGGAAGATAA